In a genomic window of Trichoderma atroviride chromosome 4, complete sequence:
- a CDS encoding uncharacterized protein (EggNog:ENOG41), protein MSDTAMAQASHPTLANLPPPDPNPETPSEIPGTPTSTTTSLSAISTTAIKDGHRGHFHADLYFRGHQNNPSATTLEAERADRISRLAGLERVSTLRAAPQTPTSTGGRASSLSPQTTPTSTAGFPLNYPATQHLTPAYFDSNGQPVAVTKMSTVGTASATESHLADSEGRRTVGDRDEDILSTDTNYREGESVTSTSVDQDAMDEDLEGMGAHSMGGFEDRMSDDGSASLVGFGEGAGSTVSGPIYHRRPAPGAAYQWGLERTNSGMSDARRERDSYMSGGGDAPMSATAAQERQYARMMDGVATDGPPHEPYIP, encoded by the exons ATGTCAGATACTGCAATGGCGCAAGCCTCACATCCGACGCTGGCAAACCTGCCTCCTCCAGACCCTAACCCCGAGACCCCCTCGGAGATTCC TGGCACGCCGACAAGCACCACGACATCGCTCTCTGCCATCTCGACAaccgccatcaaggacggCCATCGCGGCCACTTCCACGCCGACCTCTATTTCCGCGGCCACCAGAACAATCCATCGGCGACGACGCTCGAAGCCGAGAGGGCCGATCGCATCTCGCGCCTGGCCGGCCTCGAGCGGGTGTCGACGCTGCGAGCCGCACCGCAGACTCCAACAAGCACGGGTGGCCGCGCATCGTCGCTCTCTCCGCAGACCACGCCGACGTCGACGGCCGGCTTTCCCCTCAACTACCCTGCAACGCAGCACCTGACGCCGGCGTACTTTGACAGCAATGGACAGCCTGTCGCAGTGACCAAGATGAGCACCGTCGGGACCGCTAGTGCAACCGAGAGCCATCTGGCAGACAGCGAAGGCCGGCGCACCGTTGGCGATCGCGACGAGGATATCCTGAGCACGGATACAAACTACCGCGAGGGCGAGTCGGTGACAAGCACTAGCGTCGATCAAGAtgccatggacgaggaccTCGAAGGCATGGGCGCGCATTCCATGGGCGGCTTCGAGGATAGAATGAGCGACGATGGCTCGGCCTCTCTCGTTGGCTTCGGCGAAGGAGCCGGCAGCACTGTCTCTGGGCCGATATACCATCGACGGCCAGCTCCCGGCGCTGCATACCAATGGGGTCTCGAGAGGACCAACTCGGGCATGAGTGATGCGCGGCGCGAGAGAGATTCGTACATGTCTGGAGGCGGCGACGCACCAATGAGCGCAACAGCTGCTCAAGAGCGACAGTACGCTCGCATGATGGACGGCGTTGCAACAGACGGGCCCCCCCACGAACCCTATATCCCCTGA
- a CDS encoding uncharacterized protein (EggNog:ENOG41~TransMembrane:1 (n8-19c27/28o91-108i)~SECRETED:SignalP(1-21)) produces MAFKLFNFLALLLVLCGLAFADYGSLSAEVVATPIYGRQSDLLVYRDNVNVTVVNGSMVASPSSTNNSPSKSINRRLLNVDLTNIIMQEPGFVLLSLSFAVISGGMVFL; encoded by the coding sequence ATGGCTTTTAAGCTGTTCAATTTTCTTGCACTTCTACTGGTCCTCTGTGGGCTTGCCTTTGCCGACTATGGCTCACTCTCAGCTGAAGTGGTGGCGACGCCTATTTATGGCAGGCAAAGCGATCTTTTGGTATACCGCGACAATGTCAATGTCACCGTTGTCAATGGCTCCATGGTcgcgtcgccgtcttctACAAATAATTCGCCTTCTAAAAGCATAAATAGACGGCTACTAAACGTCGACTTGACAAACATTATCATGCAAGAGCCTGGATTTGTCCTCCTGAGCCTGTCATTCGCGGTCATAAGCGGGGGCATGGTATTCCTCTAA
- a CDS encoding uncharacterized protein (EggNog:ENOG41), which yields MERTLTIETNEDSTWQDDNSMSPDEGSWDDGVLPSPSPTETAWRAGVSAAPLQMGQLSPVSSNTDANMDSSSVPPMAHSASSSTCVDSWNASHGNPDECEEDRDWDWDQVSDDTFAVPKLEPIDDDINLEDVCAAPLSQTPPNEMPGVSQLKQKRPRGRPRKHPLTPIINTNKVTKGRSKTGCITCRKRKKKCDEAKPRCMNCEKNAVVCEGYHEKQVWKSGRERAEEERQRWENLPIITMQPIFHGVETTEDKIFWKHYINHFSNVLTVEGEAKNAFKDIILQLANRHQGLMHSILAASSKHIDWDTPYGMKILQNNPSTSKETLEQRSEFHHDEGMRRMYAEMQEMDEDDPEYKTVLAARYGQMMCLLLQTRAEGNPRGDHRVHLQAYKNLIQNSPPEDSTFLTFITEFFQYHIYADDLFWYPEKKTERLATEDWEPTAPIHPPRLLGVADGLFRHLSEITSIRNAIRVNMANSVDPLVDYTSLYKAAEIDAAIREWTPRWPSGDSRDRVALLYKLMLWVYLFRTIYPPSSLPGRRSTIGSLPTVMFSTMSTSTSSQPRRASMAAAIGPTASSPLMGGTTLFSRSQKTHSAPSSRHPSRTSSMHEGDSKMNIASGSQKQRASSPPPARRPAQDDKRITLAVDEALSLLETFKPSDPSQTLLLIPCLVIGTACFEPDQRYRIRAAIRAVRGYTGLKNCDRVLELLEEIWALMDQGDWGAVWDWQRVARRMGLDFACA from the exons ATGGAACGTACGCTCACCATCGAGACGAACGAAGACTCTACCTGGCAAGACGATAACAGTATGTCTCCCGACGAAGGATCTTGGGATGATGGAGTGCTGCCGTCCCCATCTCCTACCGAGACAGCATGGAGAGCAGGCGTTTCTGCAGCACCTCTTCAGATGGGCCAGCTGTCGCCTGTGAGCTCCAACACCGACGCCAATATGGACAGCTCTTCTGTCCCTCCCATGGCGCATtcggcgtcgtcatcgacATGTGTAGACTCTTGGAATGCCAGCCATGGCAATCCAGATGAGTGCGAAGAGGACAGAGATTGGGATTGGGATCAGGTGTCCGACGATACCTTCGCCGTTCCAAAACTAGAGCCGATCGACGATGACATCAACCTGGAGGATGTGTGCGCGGCTCCTCTATCACAAACACCACCAAACGAGATGCCGGGAGTCTCTCAGCTAAAGCAAAAGAGGCCCCGGGGACGACCGAGGAAACATCCTCTCACCCCGATAATCAACACGAATAAAGTTACAAAAGGCCGTTCAAAGACTGGATGTATCACTTGTAGgaagcgcaagaagaagtgCGACGAGGCGAAGCCAAGAT GTATGAACTGTGAGAAAAACGCAGTCGTTTGCGAGGGATATCACGAAAAACAGGTCTGGAAGAGCGGTAGAGAAAGGGCTGAAGAGG AGCGACAACGGTGGGAGAATCTACCCATCATCACAATGCAGCCCATCTTTCACGGTGTGGAGACCACCGAGGACAAGATATTTTGGAAACACTACATCAACCACTTCAGCAATGTGCTAACTGTCGAGGGAGAGGCCAAGAATGCCTTCAAGGACATCATTCTACAACTTGCCAATCGGCACCAAGGCCTGATGCACTCAATTCttgcggccagcagcaagcacaTTGACTGGGACACTCCTTACGGCATGAAGATCCTCCAGAATAACCCATCCACAAGCAAAGAGACCTTGGAGCAACGCTCCGAATTTCACCATGACGAGGGCATGAGACGAATGTATGCCGAAATGCaggagatggatgaagacgaccCGGAGTACAAAACTGTTCTCGCTGCACGCTACGGCCAAATGATGTGCCTACTTCTCCAGACTCGAGCTGAAGGCAATCCACGGGGCGACCACAGGGTCCATCTACAGGCGTATAAAAATCTGATACAAAACTCGCCTCCTGAGGATTCAACCTTCCTAACGTTCATCACCGAGTTTTTCCAATATCACATCTACGCCGACGACCTCTTCTGGTATcctgagaagaagacggagcgTCTTGCTACGGAAGACTGGGAACCAACGGCGCCCATCCATCCCCCACGCCTTCTGGGGGTCGCTGATGGACTATTCCGCCACCTTTCCGAAATCACCAGTATTCGAAATGCCATTCGCGTGAACATGGCCAACTCCGTCGATCCCTTGGTTGACTACACCAGTCTCTACAAGGCAGCCGAGATCGACGCCGCTATCCGGGAGTGGACTCCCCGCTGGCCGTCGGGTGATAGCCGTGATCGTGTTGCGCTACTGTATAAGCTGATGCTCTGGGTTTATCTGTTCAGGACGATATACCCGCCTTCATCTTTGCCCGGCCGACGCAGCACTATTGGCTCACTCCCCACAGTGATGTTTTCAACAATGTCCACGAGCACAAGTTCTCAACCGCGGCGAGcctccatggctgcagccATAGGACCTACAGCCTCGTCTCCGCTCATGGGAGGGACTACCCTTTTCTCACGTTCACAAAAAACACACAGCGCCCCCTCTTCACGGCATCCATCAAGAACCAGCTCCATGCATGAGGGAGACTCAAAGATGAATATCGCGTCTGGGTCGCAGAAGCAGCGGGCTTCATCTCCCCCTCCCGCCCGCCGACCAGCACAGGATGACAAGCGAATCACTCTGGCAGTCGATGAAGCGCTAAGCCTCTTGGAAACATTCAAGCCCTCTGATCCCTCACAGACTCTCCTCCTGATCCCATGTCTAGTAATCGGAACGGCTTGCTTCGAACCCGACCAGCGGTACCGAATTCGAGCAGCCATCAGAGCAGTGCGAGGGTATACAGGCCTGAAGAATTGCGATCGAGTCCTAGAACTGCTTGAAGAGATTTGGGCGCTCATGGATCAAGGCGACTGGGGTGCTGTTTGGGATTGGCAGAGAGTCGCGAGACGAATGGGACTTGACTTTGCTTGTGCATGA